Proteins encoded within one genomic window of Paramisgurnus dabryanus chromosome 11, PD_genome_1.1, whole genome shotgun sequence:
- the gramd2b gene encoding GRAM domain-containing protein 2B isoform X2 — MTRPDAFISLDAETDSSVRRGKSLVRSKTLDPLLLLQVQSDSELKCERRKPQSYQFLRTNSQYHKVFKDIREEEELLQSYTCALQKDILYQGRLYVSDNWICFYSKVFGRDTKIAIPVTSVTVIKKTKTAILVPNALVISTAHERYAFVSFLSRDTTYKVLMSVCPHLVENSQTPLPSLRTHPISLPPDFSADLSDLDAPVRQTHRHVDDSSSSDSPESPEFDKSPHFPKRSKGFIEASKRDGDADSHAKQTDTNANLACKDDEVMSTLRPGSLSFNTLVLVYLSLVCVLLLSSCFMAFKIVSLEERLTSLVSMEFPHKGDEYQSLFAGDPKEIYSVISTSLLKLEKIHRNLQKLLETLSDV; from the exons ATGACGAGGCCGGACGCTTTCATTTCACTGGACGCTGAGACTGACAGCTCTGTCAGGAGAGGAAAAAGCCTCGTCAG ATCAAAGACTTTAGATCCGTTATTACTTCTGCAAGTCCAGAGTGACTCTGAATTAAAGTGTGAACGCAGAAAACCGCAGTCATATCAG TTTCTACGAACAAATTCCCAATACCACAAAGTTTTTAAAGACATAAGAGAAGAAGAAGAGCTGCTACAGA GTTACACTTGTGCTTTACAGAAAGATATTCTCTATCAGGGGAGACTTTATGTGTCTGATAACTGGATTTGTTTTTATTCCAAAGTTTTTGGGAGAGACACTAAg aTTGCGATTCCTGTAACATCTGTGACGGTCattaagaaaacaaaaacagcCATCCTGGTGCCAAATGCGCTTGTGATATCTACTGCACATGAAAGA TATGCATTTGTGTCGTTTCTGTCTCGAGACACAACTTACAAGGTTTTGATGTCAGTTTGTCCTCATCTGGTT GAGAACAGTCAGACTCCATTACCGAGTCTGAGGACTCATCCCATCTCTCTGCCACCG GATTTCTCAGCGGATCTGTCAGATCTGGACGCTCCGGTCAGGCAGACGCATCGGCACGTGGACGACAGCAGCAGTTCAGACTCACCAGAATCTCCAGAGTTTGACAAAAGTCCAC ATTTTCCAAAACGCTCTAAAGGTTTTATTGAAGCATCTAAACGGGACGGTGACGCTGATTCTCACGCAAAACAAACTGACACTAACGCAAATCTAGCATGCAAAG ATGATGAGGTCATGAGCACACTGAGACCGGGTTCACTCTCATTTAACACACTTGTGTTAGTGTATCTGTCTCT GGTTTGTGTCCTGCTTTTGTCTTCATGTTTTATGGCGTTTAAGATTGTGTCTCTGGAGGAACGTCTGACCTCGCTGGTCTCAATGGAGTTTCCTCATAAAGG TGATGAATATCAAAGCCTGTTTGCTGGAGATCCAAAAGAGATTTACTCTGTGATTTCTACAAGTCTGCTGAAGCTGGAAAAG ATTCACAGAAATCTGCAGAAACTGCTGGAGACTCTGTCTGATGTGTGA
- the gramd2b gene encoding GRAM domain-containing protein 2B isoform X1, giving the protein MRSDEDHRNILMDKHFTSEDSVQCKNQRDAVRPMCSVQPHQQLNDLLREYDENEEEEEGNSMTRPDAFISLDAETDSSVRRGKSLVRSKTLDPLLLLQVQSDSELKCERRKPQSYQFLRTNSQYHKVFKDIREEEELLQSYTCALQKDILYQGRLYVSDNWICFYSKVFGRDTKIAIPVTSVTVIKKTKTAILVPNALVISTAHERYAFVSFLSRDTTYKVLMSVCPHLVENSQTPLPSLRTHPISLPPDFSADLSDLDAPVRQTHRHVDDSSSSDSPESPEFDKSPHFPKRSKGFIEASKRDGDADSHAKQTDTNANLACKDDEVMSTLRPGSLSFNTLVLVYLSLVCVLLLSSCFMAFKIVSLEERLTSLVSMEFPHKGDEYQSLFAGDPKEIYSVISTSLLKLEKIHRNLQKLLETLSDV; this is encoded by the exons ATGAGATCAGACGAAGATCACAGAAACATTCTGATGGACAAACATTTCACTTCTGAAGATTCAGTTCAGTGTAAAAACCAAAGGGATGCAGTTCGACCCATGTGTTCTGTACAACCACATCAACAGCTGAATGACTTACTACG GGAATATGATGAAAACGAGGAAGAAGAGGAAGGTAACAGTATGACGAGGCCGGACGCTTTCATTTCACTGGACGCTGAGACTGACAGCTCTGTCAGGAGAGGAAAAAGCCTCGTCAG ATCAAAGACTTTAGATCCGTTATTACTTCTGCAAGTCCAGAGTGACTCTGAATTAAAGTGTGAACGCAGAAAACCGCAGTCATATCAG TTTCTACGAACAAATTCCCAATACCACAAAGTTTTTAAAGACATAAGAGAAGAAGAAGAGCTGCTACAGA GTTACACTTGTGCTTTACAGAAAGATATTCTCTATCAGGGGAGACTTTATGTGTCTGATAACTGGATTTGTTTTTATTCCAAAGTTTTTGGGAGAGACACTAAg aTTGCGATTCCTGTAACATCTGTGACGGTCattaagaaaacaaaaacagcCATCCTGGTGCCAAATGCGCTTGTGATATCTACTGCACATGAAAGA TATGCATTTGTGTCGTTTCTGTCTCGAGACACAACTTACAAGGTTTTGATGTCAGTTTGTCCTCATCTGGTT GAGAACAGTCAGACTCCATTACCGAGTCTGAGGACTCATCCCATCTCTCTGCCACCG GATTTCTCAGCGGATCTGTCAGATCTGGACGCTCCGGTCAGGCAGACGCATCGGCACGTGGACGACAGCAGCAGTTCAGACTCACCAGAATCTCCAGAGTTTGACAAAAGTCCAC ATTTTCCAAAACGCTCTAAAGGTTTTATTGAAGCATCTAAACGGGACGGTGACGCTGATTCTCACGCAAAACAAACTGACACTAACGCAAATCTAGCATGCAAAG ATGATGAGGTCATGAGCACACTGAGACCGGGTTCACTCTCATTTAACACACTTGTGTTAGTGTATCTGTCTCT GGTTTGTGTCCTGCTTTTGTCTTCATGTTTTATGGCGTTTAAGATTGTGTCTCTGGAGGAACGTCTGACCTCGCTGGTCTCAATGGAGTTTCCTCATAAAGG TGATGAATATCAAAGCCTGTTTGCTGGAGATCCAAAAGAGATTTACTCTGTGATTTCTACAAGTCTGCTGAAGCTGGAAAAG ATTCACAGAAATCTGCAGAAACTGCTGGAGACTCTGTCTGATGTGTGA